The genomic DNA TTAACTAAATCATATTATAGCCCCCCTATCCAATATGTTGCATATTGTCGAAGACTATCATCGATTACATAATTTTAAAAATATGAAGTGgcgtggccgggttgggtcagtgggtagagcagccGCACatatatactgagaggtttatgcgtCGACGCAGAGGTGAAGGGTTCGAAAACGACCTGTGACAAATTTCCTGCAgggcttccccccccccccccctctctctcccctttctcgcctagctgtcctgtgaaaaattaaaggcggaaaagccccccaaaaaataaaatgaagtgGCATTATAACTTTACAGGCACTCCAGTTACTTCAAGTTGTTTTAATTGTTTCAGCCTGAATGACAAATCCTTGTGTATCTCTGCCTAGGTCAATGTAACACGATGAAGTGGGCAAACTGTGATGGTACACCATGTGTGTGTACTATTTTGCTCGGCGATAATATACGACAACCGCTGAACTGCTCCTCATGTAAGTAAAATATGTAAGCTGTGATCAAGCCTGTAGATTTCCTTCCCTGTTGCaggtttgttttgttgtcacCTGCTCATGATGGGCCTTCTTTTTTGTTTCCCCTTCAGTGATCCCTAAGTGTTTCTTGATGAAGGCTGAGATGTACAGAGCTAAAAAGGGCCTGTCCACCCGTACTGGAGGAAAGCCAGTGGAATCTGCCTTTGTGGACAACGATGGCATCTATGACCCAGAGTGTGAAAGCAATGGCAACTTCAAGGCCAAGCAGTGCAACAACACTGAGGAGTGCTGGTGTGTCAACAGTGCCGGTGTTCGTCGAACTGACAAGGGAGATAAGAATATCAAGTGTGACAAGCTGGTGGAGACCCAgtaagttatttatttttttcccttccCATCAGTGTGGAGAACTAGCTAGATGGAGTAGTTTTACTGTTCAACTCTTAACAGTTTACCGTTTGTCATTTTTCTCCAGCTGGGTTCGTCTTCAGCTGACCCACAAACCTGTGACAACTCCATTGAATGCCAACGATTTGAAGGCGTAAGTATTTTTAACAgcctgtgcttttttttttaattttgaaattaataaaaaaaagaattaacatTAGTTTCAATATGTCGTAATTGTAATTTCTTTCCTTAATACAGCGCAATTGCAAATGCCATTCAAACACGTTATGGCAACTTTGACAAGAGCATGGTGGAGAATGTTGAGGTGAGTGTACAATTTGGGAAGGTGGGGGAacccagcttttttttttttgtctatttaaTTGTCAGAATATAATTACAAAAATACCTGACTAACAAAGTATCATCCTGCAGTATGACGCTGATTCTCGCATGATTGTGGTGGATGTGAAGAAGCCAATAGGAAACCGCCAACATGACCTGGCCAACATGGCCTACTACATGGAGAAAGatgtatgttgatggataaaaataaaaaatcctgtACAGTAGATGAGGCTTAAAGAGAGGCCCAGTGACTGACGCTACCATTTTTATCATCTCCTGCAGGTGAAGGTGCTGCCTTTGTTCAAGGATGACAAGGTGAAGTTTGCGCCAACTCTGGGCAACCAGAACGTGGAGATGGAGAACATCCTGGTGTACTACGTGGACGAGGAGGCCCCGACGTTCACCATGAAGAACCTGTCTGGTGGGATCATCGCTGTCATCGTGGTGGTGGTCCTGGCTGTGGTTGCCGGCCTGCTGGTCCTGGTGAGTGAATCTACTTTTATCATTAATCTGGCTCAACCACTGATTTTCTTTACCATGCAAGTCTTATCGTTttgaattttaatattttttttttttgtgtctgtgtgtagttcTTCGCCAAAAAGCGACAGGATCGGAAGTACAAACAAGCCCAGGTAAGATTAACTTCTTGTGATTGACATTTTTCAGCAACACTCTGTAAAATGGACTTTTTGCACCTCGAATGGTGTTTTAACACCATGTTTttatctgctcttttttttttttttcttcattttagaCAAGCGAGATGGCGACCATGTCTTAAATGAATATCTTTATCGCAGCAGGAGTCTATGAAGAGTAACCTTGTACATCACATTTTTGGATTAACTTTTCTGCAGTGGGTGTGTGCCATTTAccatttttatttgaggaataCAGATCGTAAAGGAACAATGAACTTGCTTTATGTTGGCACTACTGGTACCGCCATTATTTATAAATTGCAAAGTCTTAAGGCATCGTCCAATCTATATGCCATTTTAAAAACTGCTTTTTACAATATGCTTGGCGCATGCcacattttaaatgttagaACTTGTTGAATGTTTTAAATTCCACATCATAGATTGTACAGTTTCTTACATACTGTGTTTtgggtgtttgtttttttttttaaataaagtttttttttttttaaagactctTGGATGTTGTGCAGGTTTCGTTGCAATGTAAGGGTTTGTCTGAGAGACTTTGGGCACAGTGGAGAAGTACAGCAGATCatatatggggggggggggggggggggaagggaaCAAGCTAGAGGAAGCCACAATTTAGCTTGTCTAGTCTTTTAATTGTATGTATGCGCTGATACTCCAATCTTACAGTCAACACAAACACTTGATGTGTTAAGGTAGTTACAGTATATGGATATATTCTGTATATGGATATATTCCGTAGACACTTTTAACCCTCCCTTTGTCTCacataagacacacacacacataataggCCTTTGTTGACATGGGGCAGGTTTCCTACTCGGATGACATTTTTGAATGGGTGTGGCAGACCAGTTTTGATCGTGTCCCTGTTTCTTTTGAAGGCAACTTTTAATTTCGGCTTTGCGTGGTTCACACCTGGAAAATACACCTGTATATTTCTTCTCCAACTACATGAAAGATGTTGGGTTTGAGCTCAGACCTATGGAATGTGAGTGGTTTGTGTATCGGGCGATACTGGTTGGCCGAGACTACCTTGCTGTTAGCGTAGAGGGAGGTGGTTTGTCATTTCTAGCTTTATCTCTGAAACCTTTTTTGTACCGAATTCAACCTGTTCGTCAGGTTCTGGCTCATTCATAAACAAACTCACGCAGTGTCTTCATACACAATAAATactgactttaataaagggacTTAAGCAAGACTACAGTGACTGGCAGAAATCCTCTTAATTGAGCAGAGATTGCGAGGTGGGAAGTTGTTGCACAAGTTGCATTTCAATGAACAAATTCAGGTAAACCTATggaggtttaaaaaaacaaaacatgagtgTCAACACCTCAGTGTTTTGTGTGGGCGTGCTCCAGCTGAAGGCAGCACTTTAGGATGCAGTTTCTGATTAACCTTTGTGTCACAATTGTTAAGTCCCACTGAAGGGTTGGGTTAAGTCTTCCTCGAAAccacaaagcaaaacaaagtcaacataaaaaaaagaagctgtaaACAGCCTAACTTTGAAAGCACATATCTGCAATACATTGGACTTCATGCATTTGGACTTCCTCTGTTTGATTCTAATCCGTTTCTCCATTTTTCTTCTCCATTGATCGTTTGTCTTTTATGTCTTAGTTCTCTTGCCTCACCCAGTTTTTCTCCCACATaagccctccctccctccctccctattGCTCCATAGCAATGCAAGGACAAAAGCATGTCTCTTAACTAGTTCAGACAGGTTGGGTATCATATAtcctcccccacccccacctCTCCTCGCTCTCTTCTCTGTGAGAGACTACAGGAATGAGGCGTGCCACTTGCTGTCAGGCACCTGTTGCAGGTATCGGCGCGTCAGTAACATTCGCACCAATGAGGAAGCTGGACGGCACGTTTTATGGGAAGAGAAACTGGAGGAAGTAGGAAAGAGTGTCTGCCTCTTTTGGTTTCTATGGTATTGGACATAGATTGTATGAAAGATGATTGTATACACTCAGTGAAACAAGTATGCTGTTTGCTGTTTAAGTTTATTCAAGCATGAGAAATGTACAATAATTCCAAGGATGATTATTTTATATGACAAATAAATATAACACCTGACAATACTCACAGGCTTCAGATAATACTGGGAGGGAAAATCAGCTTTTACCTTACCTTGGCTTTGTACCATACATATAAAATTAGTTTTCCAGTTTATCTTTGGATTAGAGAAGAGGAAGACTGCTTCTTTGAGATACCATCATATTCTGTGTCACGCTAGTtgacagaacagagaaacaccaTTTCTCTGTAACCCGAGCAACCGCAACATATTTTCACCAACCTGTTCCCTTATCACATCCCCTGACCATCTTCCTCAAAATCTACCTGAACCCTGTGTTACTTCTCTAAATGACGTCGTGAAATACTGAGCAGAGGGATCTCGTTGATTTTAGTCGTGCACGCCACCAGAAAGTATTTGTACATGATTAAAGTTTCACCACTCTCCTGGCTATTCAGTAACTAAGAGCACACAGGGTCCAAACTGGCGTCCTCTTATAAACTACAAACTTTTCCCCGTCGCAACCAACTTGCCCACTCTACGGGCTTACCAATCACATCTGTTGCAttgcaaatatacacacacacacacacacacacacacacacacaactacgtTAACATTTTTCTTCAGCTGCAGTCTTGCCCTATGCTTTCATCATTTTTGATTAGTATCCTTCATTATACAACGATATCCAACACTGTAAGGGTTTTAATTCCTGGTAGAGTTATTGTGCCCTACAGGGGGACAGAAAGAAAGATACAAAAATACCCTCCTTAACAAGGCGTCATTGCCTTTTCTAAATTGTGtgtgcattctttttttaagacaGGAATACAAAAGTTTACTTCAAAgaacacctttaaaaaaaaaaaaaaaaaaaagataatgcaCCACACAGCACAGATGGATTATTGGAGACTTTAAAACACTAGCTCAGTCTGTCAATAAATAGTGTTGACCTTTCTTTAGAGTCTGACATAAAACAAAGGCGACACATTCATCAGGTAGACCAATATATGTCAAATATGCAGAATGTTAAGCAAAAGCCTCTTAGGACACCTTTGTACCAGCTCACTGCTCCAGTTCCATTATGTTCTCTGAGGAATGCACTAGTAGGTCACCTTTCAGGAGTTCAAATGCTTGAAATTAAAGGACACCAACTCCTAGAACTCCTGTATGATCATAGCAGTAAACTGCTGCAACCTCAGCTCGTCTGTGATATCAAATTATACCAAACGGATATGAAAACGAGTCCAAACTCAAGTGGATGGAGCAACCATGGTTTAGGGAAGACAATACTTGTCACTTCCAGTAGGCAGAGAAGTGACCATTCCACATAGAAGAAATGAATCTGGCCCAAAGAGACACATCTACAGGATCACACTGATAAGAAGGAAGAGCTCTGTGCCAATGGAATTCAGGCCTTGCGCAGCTGTAAA from Sander lucioperca isolate FBNREF2018 chromosome 15, SLUC_FBN_1.2, whole genome shotgun sequence includes the following:
- the epcam gene encoding epithelial cell adhesion molecule — protein: MSIWTVLVLVAFAAGASAQDCQCNTMKWANCDGTPCVCTILLGDNIRQPLNCSSLIPKCFLMKAEMYRAKKGLSTRTGGKPVESAFVDNDGIYDPECESNGNFKAKQCNNTEECWCVNSAGVRRTDKGDKNIKCDKLVETHWVRLQLTHKPVTTPLNANDLKAAIANAIQTRYGNFDKSMVENVEYDADSRMIVVDVKKPIGNRQHDLANMAYYMEKDVKVLPLFKDDKVKFAPTLGNQNVEMENILVYYVDEEAPTFTMKNLSGGIIAVIVVVVLAVVAGLLVLFFAKKRQDRKYKQAQTSEMATMS